Sequence from the Candidatus Alcyoniella australis genome:
TCCACGGATTGGCCCACGGCGAGGGCCGGATCGCAGCGCTGTGCGCCAACCTCTCGCGCTTCTCCGGGCTGCCGCTGAGGCTCTGGGCGCTGCTGGTGGTCCAGACCGTGCTGTGCCTGATGCTACAAGTCGGAGTGCTGAACATGTTCCTGTGCGCGGTGGGAGTACACGTGCCGCTGGCCACGCTGCTGTGGGTGCTGCCGATGATCCAGGTAATATCGAACCTGCCGATCACCCTGTTGGGCATTGGCGCACGCGAGTGGGTAATGATCACGCTGCTGACGGCCTTCGGCCCGCGCGAGTCGCTGCTGGCCGCGGGGCTGCTCTCCTCGACCCTCGACCGCGTGCTGCTGGCGCTGCTCGGGCTGCCCGCCCTGGCCCCGTTCGTCAGACGGCTGCGCAGGTAATCCGATCAGGTATCCTGATCCTGGACAACGCCGGACACTCCTGGCTATCATCATTTCCGCCATTAATTTTAGGAGAGGGTAATGGGCAAATTCCGCGTAGCTCAGGTGGGTTCGGGATTCATCTCCGGGGTACACAACCGCGCGCTGGCCGCGATTCCAGACGTGGAGGTGGTCGCCCACTGCGACATCGACGCCAAGCTGGGCAAGCGCTTTTGCAAACAGCACAAGATCCCGGATTTCTACACCGACTTCGGCGAGATGATAAAGCGCCCGGACATCGAGATGGTGACCCTGGGCGTGCCCAATTACCTGCACGCGCAGTACACCCTGGCCGCGGCCAAGGCCGGCAAGCACGTGGTCTGCGAAAAGCCCCTGGCGCTGACCCTGGCCGATGCGGACAAGATGATCGCGGCCTGTAAAAAGGCGGGCGTAGTTTTGGGCTACGCCGAGGAGCTGTGCTACGCGCCCAAGTTCGTGCATGCCAAGGATCTGGTGGACAAGGGCGCAATCGGCGAACCGTTCTTCGTCAAGCAGGCGGAGAAGCACGGCGGGCCGTACAGCCCCTGGTTCTGGCAGGAGGACTTGGCCGGCGGCGGGATTCTGATGGACATGGGTTGCCACTCGATCGAGTTCTGCCGCTGGATGCTGGGCAAGCCCAAAGTCAAAAGCGTCTACGCCCAGATTGACCTCTACGTACACAAAAAGGTCACCAAGCAGGACGACCACGTGCTGATGATCATCGAGTTCCAGACCGGGCAGACCGCGCTGGTCGAGAGCTCCTGGACATTGCAGGGCGGGATGATCAGCGTGGCCGAGGTCCACGGCCCCCAAGGCGTGGTCCACGCCAACCTCTTGCAGGACGGCATGGGGCTCAAGGTCTACTCGGAAAAAGGCTACGCGCCGGAGCGCAAGGAAACGCGCGGCTGGCACTGCCCGGACTGGGAGTGGGCGTTCAACAACGGCTACCCGGGAGAGATGCGCGACTTCGTCGACTGCGCGCGCAACGGCGGCACGCCCGTGGAGACCGGCGAGGACGGCCGCGTGGTGCTCGAGATCATGATCGCCGGATACCTCTCGGCGGCACAGGGCCGCAAGATCGAGTTCCCGTTCAAACCGCCCCGCGGCTTTAAAACGCCGGTGCAGATCTGGATCGACGCCAACAAGAAAAAGAAATAGGGCTGGCAACAGGTGAAACAACAGCAGGGTAAAGGTTCATTGGCCGATCGGGCGCTGGTGCTCGGGATCGACGCCGGCGGCACCAAAACCGTGGCGCTGGTGGCCACCGAACAAGGCGAGGCCGTGGGCCTGGGACGCGGTTACGGCGCCAACTACCAGTCGGTGGGCAAGGTGCGCGCGGGGATCGAGCTTAAGCGCGCCATCGACTCGGCGCTGCAAATGGCCGGTCCGGGCAAGGTGGTCAGCGCCTGTTACGGCGTGGCCGGGGCGGACCGCGAGATCGACTTCGAGATAATCCGCGAGCTCATGGCGAAGTTCGACCCGGCGCAGGAATCAATGCTGTGCAACGACACGGCCGTGGCCCTGCGCGCCGGTACAGACGACGGTGTGGGTGTGGCCCTGATCGGCGGCACCGGCTCGAACTGCATGGGCTTCAACCGCGAGGGCAAGCACGTCAAGGTCGGCGGCATGGGCTGGTATTGCGGCGATTACGGCTCGGCCGACTACATCGTCAAGCAGGCGATCCCCGAGGCCTGGAAGGGCTTTGACGGCCGCGGTCCCAAGACGCTGCTGACCTCGATGTTCGCCGAGGCTTTGGGCGTGGACCGGATCGACGACATCGTGCAGTTCGAGTTCGCCGACGACTTCAAACCCATGTTCTGGCACCAATACGCCAAGGTGGTGTTCGAGGCTGCGCGACGCGGCGACAAGACGGCGATCAAGCTGCTGCGCGCCACCGGCAAACTCGCGGCGGGCGACGCCCTGGGCTGCATCCGACAGCTTTTCAAACGCGGCGAAGCGGTGACCGTTGTTCTCGGCGGCAGCGTTTACCAAAAGGGCCGCCATCCGGCGCTGGTCAACGGGCTGACCGATGAGCTGGCCCGACGCTGGCCCACGGCCAAGGTGATCAAGCTGCGCCAGGAGCCGATCGTCGGCGCGGCCCTGTGGGCCCTGGATCACCTACTGGGCAGGCCTGCCGGACGCAAACGCACCGCGACCCTGCGCCGCACGCATAAAGTGCTCGAAGCATCGGTGTCTCCCTTGGATGACTTTTTAGACGAGTCGTGAGCAAACGCCCTTTCCAGCGCGACCTGGCAAAATCGATAGCACTGCTTGGGCCGCTGTACGGCGCGCCGCTGGCGCTGAACCTGCTGGTCGAGCATCGACTCGGCCTCTGGCAGTCGCTGCTGCTGACGATTGCCCTGCTGCTGGGGACCCTGCTGGGCCGCCTGCCGCGGCCCCTGCGCCTGGCGTTGATTGCTCTGCACTGCACGCTGTTGGTATTGGCTCTGGCCCTGGGCGCAACGGTTTACGTTTTGATCGGACCCGGCCAACGTCTGGCATTGGCCCTGGGCGCGCTGCTGTGCGTCGGCCTGTGGCTCGGCCTGCAGCGAAGGGAACGAGCGCGAGGTAAATCCTCTCCGCGTGCGCTGTTGCTGCTGGGCTGCCTGATCCCGCTGTGCTTCGCGCTGTACTCCCTGGACGTGCCGTGGTTCGTCTCGCTCGCGCT
This genomic interval carries:
- a CDS encoding BadF/BadG/BcrA/BcrD ATPase family protein; this translates as MKQQQGKGSLADRALVLGIDAGGTKTVALVATEQGEAVGLGRGYGANYQSVGKVRAGIELKRAIDSALQMAGPGKVVSACYGVAGADREIDFEIIRELMAKFDPAQESMLCNDTAVALRAGTDDGVGVALIGGTGSNCMGFNREGKHVKVGGMGWYCGDYGSADYIVKQAIPEAWKGFDGRGPKTLLTSMFAEALGVDRIDDIVQFEFADDFKPMFWHQYAKVVFEAARRGDKTAIKLLRATGKLAAGDALGCIRQLFKRGEAVTVVLGGSVYQKGRHPALVNGLTDELARRWPTAKVIKLRQEPIVGAALWALDHLLGRPAGRKRTATLRRTHKVLEASVSPLDDFLDES
- a CDS encoding Gfo/Idh/MocA family oxidoreductase; translation: MGKFRVAQVGSGFISGVHNRALAAIPDVEVVAHCDIDAKLGKRFCKQHKIPDFYTDFGEMIKRPDIEMVTLGVPNYLHAQYTLAAAKAGKHVVCEKPLALTLADADKMIAACKKAGVVLGYAEELCYAPKFVHAKDLVDKGAIGEPFFVKQAEKHGGPYSPWFWQEDLAGGGILMDMGCHSIEFCRWMLGKPKVKSVYAQIDLYVHKKVTKQDDHVLMIIEFQTGQTALVESSWTLQGGMISVAEVHGPQGVVHANLLQDGMGLKVYSEKGYAPERKETRGWHCPDWEWAFNNGYPGEMRDFVDCARNGGTPVETGEDGRVVLEIMIAGYLSAAQGRKIEFPFKPPRGFKTPVQIWIDANKKKK